DNA from Candidatus Zixiibacteriota bacterium:
CGCCGTCTTCGGGTTGCACTCCGTCCATCGAGTAATAGTTGTATGACAGCGCGACACCGGAAAAGCTGGGATAGAAGCCATCACCGTACCTTTGTCCTATCGCCTGTTGGATGATGACGGCCATCTTTTCTTCCTCGACGCGATTACCGACGAATTCGTGATAAACCCGCGCATTCTTGAAGTAGGTCGACGCGTAGATCAACTTGATCGCCGTGATCAGTTGGTGCAGGCGTACTTCGAGTCTCGGATGGCTGTTGGTCAGCATGTGGGTGTCATAGACTCCTGCCGCCGGTTCCAGGTGGGAGTCTTCAAGCATCGATGACGACCGCACGGCCAGCGGATACTTGATAACGTTGAGAATGGCTCGCAGGTCGGCCTGGGTTCGGCGGGGGAACTTGGCTTTTGAGAATGCCCTGGTGATTTCATCGTCGCTGGATGCTTTCAGAGCCGGATGCAGAAGGTTATTGGTCTCAATGAAAGCGTCGAAAACGTCAGTTCCAATAACCACAGAGTGTGGCACCGACACTTTAACACCGTCGAAGTCCTCTTCGATATCATGCCGACACAAGAGGGCATTGATGAAAGCGAGACCACGCCCCTTCCCGCCCAGCGATCCGCCGCCGATTCGAACAAAGTCCGATTGCAGGTCGAACTGTCGCCTTGAAAAGTCTGAAACCACGCCCAGCTGTCGCTCATGCCGGAAGTTCTTGAAAGTGTCGATCAGATACAGCCGCAAGGCCGAAGCATCCTTGAACTCGGTAGCTTTGAGTGGTCGTAGTCTTGCAGCCAGGTCAAACTCGGTACGCGCCATCAGCCAGTTGGAAAAATGATTTCGCGTCGCGTGGAACAAGAGTGATGTTTCATCGACAACGGTCAGGATTTTTTCCAATTTACGGAAGTCACTCGCCCGTGCGACTTCCGTACCATCGGGCAGGGTGAATACAAAATCTCCGAACCCGAAATTGGCTTTGATAAACCGTCTGATATCCTTGTGCAGAGTAGGTGAACGTTTGTGAATGAAACCGGCATCGTGGTCGTAAGCGGTGGCCGCGTTTTCAAGGTCGGAGGATTGCATCAACACCGGTAGGTCCGGTACCTGTTCACGGATGAGCCGGACAAGCTTCAGACCGGCTTCATCATCTTTCTCGGCGCCGATGCGAAAGCGAACGTCGGAGACGACAGCCAGTACGTACTTGCGATACTTCTCAAATAGTCCTACGGCATCTTCATAATTGTCGGCCAATAGAATCTTCGGACGTGCCCGCATGCGCAGAACTTTGTCGGTGACGTTCAAACCTTCCGACATCAGGGCGCGTGTCTGCTGCATGATTTCCGTATAGAACAGGGGTAAATATGATGAGTAGAACTTAATGTTGTCTTCAACCACGATGATTACCCGGACGCCGACCAGCTTGGTGTCAAAATCGACATTCATGCGATCTTCAACGAGCTTGATAATCGACAACAGTATCTTGACGTTGCCGGTCCAGATATAAACCCAGTCGATTGCCTGTGAGTAGTCGGACTCTTGCATCACGGCCAGCTCGCGCATGTGATAAGCCAGAAAAACCACCGGCAGGCTTGGTTTGATGCTCTTAATGTCGCGGCCGAAAGAAACCACGTCGAGGTCCCCGACCCGTTTGAAAATGATAACCAGGTCGATGTCCATAGTCATCAGAAATTCGAGCGCTTCTTCAGGCGAGGAGGCCCGTTTGACGTGGGGTGTGACACTCAGATTGAGTTCCAAGAACTCGTTATAGATCAGATCGGTTAGCTGGCCATCTTCTTCGAGGACGAAAGAATCGTAAGGACTGGATACAAGCAGTACATGCTTGACCCGTTTCTGCATCAAGGAGTCGAACTTGAGGAACTTGGACTTGAAATCGGTCAGTTGCGGCTCGGCCTTCATTTTTCCTCTGTGGGTAGGTTTGGTATCACCTTGGAATATATCGTGCAGATACAGACATTCAAACAAAAAAAGGTGGAGCCACGCGTCATGGCTCCACCTGTAATATCAAAGAAGTCGGAGCTGTCTATACAGCACCCTGATCCATCATGGTATCAGCAACCTTCAGGAAGCCGGCGATGTTGGCTCCTATAACGTAGTTGCCGGGATGGCCGTATTTCTCAGCCGCTTCCAGCGAGGCTGAGTGAATGCTCTTCATAATGTTGTGCAAGCGCTGGTCGACTTCCTCGCGGGTCCAACTCAGACGTAGCGAGTTCTGCGACATTTCCAGGCCGGACACAGCCACGCCACCTGCGTTGGCTGCTTTGCCCAGACCATAAAGGACTTTATTTTCGAGGAATACGCTCACGCCTTCGGGAACCGTCGGCATATTGGCACCTTCGGAAATAAGGAAGCAACCGTTCTTGACCAAAGCCTTGGCATCGTCGGCAGAAACTTCGTTCTGGGTAGCACATGGGAAGGCGCAGTCAACCTTGACGTTCCACACGCCGACGCCTTCGTGGTATTCGCAACCGAACTTGTCGGCGTATTCTTTAATACGACCGCGCTTGACGTTCTTGAGGTCCATCACGAAGTCCCACTTTTCGCCCTTGATGCCGTCGTTGTCGACGATATATCCGGCCGAGTCGGACAGGGTGACTACTTTGCCGCCGAGTTCGTTGATCTTCTCGGTAGCATACTGAGCGACGTTGCCCGATCCGGAGACAGAACAAACCATCCCGTCCATGGACTTGCCGTTGGCCTTGAGCATTTCCTCGGCAAAATAGACCGCACCGTAACCGGTAGCTTCCGGGCGAATCAGGCTGCCGCCCCAGTTGATACCCTTGCCGGTCAGAACGCCTTCAAAGGCGTTGCGAAGACGCTTGTACTGGCCGAACAGGAAACCTATCTCGCGACCACCGACACCGATATCACCGGCCGGAACGTCGGTGTTGGGACCGATGTGACGGAACAGTTCGCTCATGAAGCTTTGGCAGAAGCGCATCACTTCATTGTCGGATTTTCCCTTGGGGTCGAAGTCGGAGCCACCTTTACCGCCGCCCATTGGCAGGGTAGTGAGGGCGTTCTTGAAGACTTGCTCAAAACCGAGGAACTTCAAAATGCCAAGGTTGACACTGGGGTGAAAGCGCAGCCCGCCCTTGTACGGGCCGATAGCTGAGTTGTACTCAACGCGGAAGCCGCGGTTGACCTGGATCTGACCCTTGTCGTCAATCCACGGTATACGGAACATGATGACTCTCTCCGGCTCGATAATACGTTCGAGAATCTTAGCCTCTTTGTACTCAGGATGTTTCTCGATTACCGGTTCGAGAGATTCAACGACCTCTTCGACAGCCTGATGGAACTCCGGCTGGGCCTGATTTTTGGCCTTGACTTCGGCC
Protein-coding regions in this window:
- a CDS encoding histidine kinase, yielding MKAEPQLTDFKSKFLKFDSLMQKRVKHVLLVSSPYDSFVLEEDGQLTDLIYNEFLELNLSVTPHVKRASSPEEALEFLMTMDIDLVIIFKRVGDLDVVSFGRDIKSIKPSLPVVFLAYHMRELAVMQESDYSQAIDWVYIWTGNVKILLSIIKLVEDRMNVDFDTKLVGVRVIIVVEDNIKFYSSYLPLFYTEIMQQTRALMSEGLNVTDKVLRMRARPKILLADNYEDAVGLFEKYRKYVLAVVSDVRFRIGAEKDDEAGLKLVRLIREQVPDLPVLMQSSDLENAATAYDHDAGFIHKRSPTLHKDIRRFIKANFGFGDFVFTLPDGTEVARASDFRKLEKILTVVDETSLLFHATRNHFSNWLMARTEFDLAARLRPLKATEFKDASALRLYLIDTFKNFRHERQLGVVSDFSRRQFDLQSDFVRIGGGSLGGKGRGLAFINALLCRHDIEEDFDGVKVSVPHSVVIGTDVFDAFIETNNLLHPALKASSDDEITRAFSKAKFPRRTQADLRAILNVIKYPLAVRSSSMLEDSHLEPAAGVYDTHMLTNSHPRLEVRLHQLITAIKLIYASTYFKNARVYHEFVGNRVEEEKMAVIIQQAIGQRYGDGFYPSFSGVALSYNYYSMDGVQPEDGVVYVALGLGKTIVDGHNCLRFSPGYPEKLPQFSTTKDMLNNSQHDFYAIDMKDPSVLPEPGGNMGLIRLNLTQAENDGSLYPICSTYSAENDRVYDGAGRDGTRIVSFAPILKMSRFPLCEIAQYLLQLGSQGLNCPVEIEFAVNLHTDSSQAEEFHFLQIRPMIKDAMFETVSLDDVETSRIVAKSENALGNISHNDIRDIIFVSPESFDRGRTLEIAEQVGRLNAKLKAADRRYLLIGPGRWGSSERWLGVPVVWNQISAVGVIVETAYGDFAPDPSFGTHFFHNLTSFQVGYMTVNAAIGNGFIEWDWFMTLPPSEETEFVRHIELMAPVEIRIDGRAGAGLILKA
- the gdhA gene encoding NADP-specific glutamate dehydrogenase, translating into MSMSSFVDNIMAEVKAKNQAQPEFHQAVEEVVESLEPVIEKHPEYKEAKILERIIEPERVIMFRIPWIDDKGQIQVNRGFRVEYNSAIGPYKGGLRFHPSVNLGILKFLGFEQVFKNALTTLPMGGGKGGSDFDPKGKSDNEVMRFCQSFMSELFRHIGPNTDVPAGDIGVGGREIGFLFGQYKRLRNAFEGVLTGKGINWGGSLIRPEATGYGAVYFAEEMLKANGKSMDGMVCSVSGSGNVAQYATEKINELGGKVVTLSDSAGYIVDNDGIKGEKWDFVMDLKNVKRGRIKEYADKFGCEYHEGVGVWNVKVDCAFPCATQNEVSADDAKALVKNGCFLISEGANMPTVPEGVSVFLENKVLYGLGKAANAGGVAVSGLEMSQNSLRLSWTREEVDQRLHNIMKSIHSASLEAAEKYGHPGNYVIGANIAGFLKVADTMMDQGAV